A single genomic interval of Labeo rohita strain BAU-BD-2019 chromosome 13, IGBB_LRoh.1.0, whole genome shotgun sequence harbors:
- the ggps1 gene encoding geranylgeranyl pyrophosphate synthase translates to MDGDERATSERILLEPYKYLLQLPGKQVRTKLSQAFNHWLNVPEDKLQVIIEVTEMLHNASLLIDDIEDSSKLRRGFPVAHSIYGVPSVINSANYVYFLGLEKVLTLEHPEAVHVFTRQLLELHRGQGLDIHWRDTYTCPSEAEYRGMVLQKTGGLFGLAVGLMQLFSDWKRDLKPLLDTLGLFFQIRDDYANLNSKEYSENKSFCEDLTEGKFSFPTIHAIWSQPESTQVQNILRQRTENVDIKRYCVDYLEKVGSFAYTRQTLIDLEAEAYRLIAELGGNPELEALVQHLSHMYKEPEGGAAAGQSKQ, encoded by the exons ATGGACGGAGACGAAAGAGCAACTTCTGAAAGGATTCTGCTGGAACCGTACAAGTACTTGTTACAGCTGCCAG GAAAACAAGTCAGAACAAAACTCTCGCAAGCGTTCAACCACTGGCTCAACGTCCCAGAGGACAAACTGCAG GTGATTATTGAGGTGACTGAGATGCTACACAACGCCAGTCTGCTGATCGACGACATTGAAGACAGCTCGAAGCTGCGGCGCGGTTTCCCGGTGGCTCACAGCATCTACGGCGTGCCGTCGGTCATCAACTCCGCCAACTACGTCTACTTCCTGGGCCTGGAGAAGGTGCTGACGCTAGAGCACCCCGAGGCCGTGCACGTGTTCACCCGTCAGCTGCTGGAGCTGCACCGCGGCCAGGGTCTGGACATCCACTGGCGGGACACCTACACCTGCCCGAGCGAGGCCGAGTACCGCGGCATGGTGCTGCAGAAAACCGGCGGCCTCTTCGGCCTCGCCGTGGGCCTCATGCAGCTCTTCTCCGACTGGAAAAGAGATCTCAAACCGCTTTTGGACACTCTGGGACTCTTTTTCCAGATACGGGACGACTACGCCAACCTGAACTCTAAAGAGTACAGTGAAAACAAGAGCTTCTGCGAGGACCTGACGGAAGGCAAGTTCTCTTTCCCCACCATCCACGCCATCTGGTCGCAGCCTGAAAGCACGCAGGTGCAGAACATCCTGCGGCAACGCACTGAAAACGTGGATATCAAACGCTACTGCGTGGACTATCTGGAGAAGGTGGGCTCGTTCGCTTACACCCGTCAGACGCTGATTGATCTGGAAGCCGAAGCCTATCGGCTGATTGCCGAGCTTGGAGGGAATCCCGAACTGGAGGCCTTGGTGCAGCACCTGAGTCACATGTATAAAGAGCCAGAGGGCGGAGCTGCAGCCGGCCAATCAAAACAATGA